The Pseudarthrobacter sp. BIM B-2242 region GATTTCTTCGCCGCCGGGCGGAGGCGTCCGGCTCAGGGCTGCTGCGAGGCCGCTGACGGCGCCCATGATCAGCAGTTCCGCGACGATGAACCGCCACAGCACCGTGCCCGCTCCCGGCGCATCCTTCCGGCTCAGGGCGGGGATGAGGCGGGTACGGTGCAGATATCCGATGATGCCCAGGATGATGACGGCGGCGGTTTTGGCCATGACCAGGACGCCGTACGGGGAGGCCAGTCCTTCCGGCAGCGCCATCCGGATTGAGGCGTTAATGATGCCGGAAGCGGAGACCAGGATGAAGGCGAACAAGGCCAGGGACGAGAACCGGCGAAGGACCGCTGCTGTGTCTTTGCCCAGGGCTGTTCCGGCCACGGTGAGGGCGATCAGTCCGCCGAACCAGAGGCACGCCCCGACCAGGTGAAGGCCCAGGGAATTGGTGGCCTGTTCGTGGTCGGTACCGCTGGAGGCATGGCCAATGAGGATGACGGGAACCAGTCCTGCGATGGCCAGCAGCGCCGCGGCCGCCAGGGGCCCCGGCGAGCGGGCACCGAACACCACTGTTGCTACCACTGCTGCGATGATCACGACCGACAGCCACGCGTTTCCGCTGGGCAGTTCTGTCATATAGGCGACAAGGCCGGCAGAAAATTCGGGGCTGCCGGAGACCGGGACGCCGGCGATGTCCGCGAAGCCCAGGACCAGGACCGCCAGCGCCGAGAAGGTCCAGATGATGCTGGTGGTCGCAACCAGGACCATGATCCGGGTAAAGGCGGGGTGCTCAGCCCCTGTTGCCGGGGCCTGCCGGCGAACACCGGTTCGGGAGGCCCGGCCGGCGCTTTTGAGGGGCGGGAGAATGAAAGCGGCAAAGACAAGCCCGCCGATCGTTGCCGCCGCCGCCAGGTTGTGTATTGTCTGCGCCAGGCCGTAGCCCCACTGAACCAGCGCCCCCGGGTCCCGGGTCTCGGCCGGAAGAGTTCCCCTGCCGTAGGCGGTCGCAGCAAGGACGACCACCAAGGCAACTGCGCAGGCGGCCGCCAGCCAGACCGGCCCGGGTGAAACAGTTGTCCTCTCCTGTGAAGCGGAGGCTTTGAGCGCCACGATACGTCCTAACCTGGTCCTGGCCGCGTCCCGGAAGGGCGGGGACGGAGCGCGAAACGAAACACCGCGCGCGACACCAGATTATCTGTAGAGTTGTTCACACGTTAAACGCGCGTGTCGGCGTGCGTTCCCCCGGGCCGCGGGCCTCGTGCGCTTGCCGCACGTATCCGGGGCAGATCACAGATTCAGCACATAAAGGTAGCCTAGATGGATGACGCAGATCCCACCCCTGGCCCCTTCCGGGCCGGAGTGTTCCCTCCGGCTCGTCGATGCAGACAAAGTCGAGGCGGTCCGGTCCCGGATGCCTGGAGATTCGGACGTGGCCGATTTGGCGGTGATCTTCGGGCTGCTCTCGGACCCTGGCCGGGTCAGGATCCTGATCGCCCTCCTCGAAGGGGAAATGTGCGTCTGCGACCTGGCAGCAACCACCGGGCTGAGCGAATCCGGCGTCTCCCACGCCCTGCGCCTGCTGCGCGGGCCCAGGGTTGTTCAGGTGCGCCGCTCGGGCAGAATGGCCTACTACTCACTGGCAGACTCCCACGTCCGGATGCTGCTCGATCTTGGCCTGACCCACGTGGGCCATACAGGGAAGGACCGGTTGCGCGCGGTCGAAACCGCCCAGCCAGGCTGATAGGGGCCGCTGTGTCTGCGCGGTGCGGCCGCCGGTGCTGCCATGTCTGAGCCGGAGATCACCGGTCCGGTCTGGCTTCCTTCGCTGCCCCCGTCGCTTACTGAATACCTGGCGCCCAACCTGCAGCCGGTACCGCTGATCCCTGCCCTGACGCTCCTGGCCGCGGTGTTTTACCTTGCAGGGGCGATCCGGCTGTGGCGGCAGGGCCGGCGCTGGTCCGTGGTGCGGACCTGTTCCTTCCTGGTGGGCTGTCTGGCCATCCTCGTGGTCATGGGAGCCGGTATCGAAGGGTACGGGCTGCGGATGTTCTCCATCTTCATGTTCCAGCAACTGACTCTCATGATGGCCGTTCCACCGCTGCTGGTAATTGGATCACCAGGAACACTGCTGCTGCGTGCCACACCACACGGCAGGCTCGGCCGCCGCGTCCTTCAGGCAGCGCTGTGGGGTCTGCGTTCGGGCTGGGGGCGCATTGCGATTCACCCGGCCTTCATGGTCCCGCTGTTCCTGCTCAGCTTCTACGGCGTGTACTTCTCGGGCCTGGCGGACCTGCTGCTGCCTAGCTGGTACGGCCACGTCGGCCTGGAACTGCTGTTTTTGATCTCCGGGATCCTCTTCACTGTCCCGTTAATCTCCGCCGATCCCCTGCCGAGCCGCCAGACACACTTCGGGCGGATGGTCGACATTTTCGCGGAGATGCCGCTCCATGCCTTCTTCGGGGTGGTCGTCATGATGGCGACCACGCCCATGGTGAAGTTCTTCGCCGCACCCCCTCCAGGATGGAATGTCGACCCGATGACGGACCAAGGCGTGGCCGGCGGACTGGCCTGGTCCTACGGGGAGCTGCCCGGGGTGCTCCTGCTGATGTTCATCCTGGTCCGGTGGCAGCGCGAGGAGGCAAGATCCAACGCCAGCATCGAGCGGGCCGAGCTGACCGGAGGAACCCCCGAGCTGGACGCCTACAACAGCTACCTGCAGCACCTGGCAGACAGACCTGAGCGTCACCGCTGATCAGCAGCGCCGTCCGACTTGACCCCCGGGTCTGGTCGTATGAAGATATCTGCAGACGAGTTTTACAAAGCGTAGAAGTAGCTTTCTTTTCCTGCTGTTATCGGATTGTGACATTCTCGTTCGGTTAGGTAGCATTGATTCAGGCTTTTCTGTATTAAGCCTCGGCTCCGCATGCTCAGCCCCGCCGGCGGTGCCAGACGACGAACCCTTTACGGCGGGGGCGGAGGACCCACTCACGGCAGCTTGCTGCCTTGGGGTGAAGACGCACACTCGGCAGCGGCCCTGCGGGCCGGTGACGGGGCTGCGTCCGGGCTTTTTTCCTTGGCCCGAACCCGACAGCTAACTTCGCAGGCGACCTGAAAGGATAGCTGTGCTCCCCTCCCGCCACGGCCGCCGCCGTGCCCTGCCCCGAGACCGCTCCCGAGCCCGCGCAGGTGCTGCAGGGCCGCGGGGACGGTCCGGTCCCCACGCCCCGTCCCGGCGCCCTGCCTGGCTTCCCGGGGCCTCCGCTTTTGCTGCCGTCGCTATGCTCGCGTCCGGTATACCCGCCGCGCATGCCGGCCTAGTTGCTGCCGGACCCGTCCCAGCCGCCCCGCCGGCGGCCGTTGAGGCTGCACCGGCCATTGCGGCGCAGGCGCAGGCGGTCATCACCTATCCACGCACTGACGTCGGAACCAGTCCGGCCGAACGGCCTGCGGCACCGGCGCCTGCCGGAACAGGATCCACTGCCGGAACGCCGGCCGCAGTTCCTCCCGATGCAGCGGCGGCACCGCCAGGGGCTGTACCCGTGGATGCCACCTTGGCCGCCCCGCTGGCCAGCATGTCCATTTCGTCTCCGTTCGGTTTCCGGACCAGCCCGATCACCGGCGGGTCCGGCGAACTGCATACCGGACTGGACTTGGTGGCCTCCTGCCAGACCGCAGTGTTCAGCGCCGGCTCCGGCACCGTGGTGGAGGCCGGGTGGTCCCAGAACGGCGGAGGGAACCGCATCGTGGTGGATCATGGCAATGGGATGAAGAGCACGTATAACCATCTTTCGTCGATAGAGGTTCCGGTCGGAGCCGTGGTGGGCAAGGGCCAGCGGCTCGGCGGTGCCGGCACGACCGGAAACTCCACCGGATGCCACCTGCACTTCGAAATCGTCCGCAACGGCGTGACCGTGGATCCCCAGGGCTGGCTTTGAGCATGACCGACATGGAGGCGCGCGAACAGCCCAAGGCAACGTCGGTGCTGCCCAGGAAACGGCTGTGGGCAGTTTTTGTCACGGTTGTGGCCCTCACCGCGCTGGGCTTCTTTGCCTTGGGGCGGCTTTCCGCCGCGCCCACTGTAGTCCCGGACGCCGGCCCGGACGCCGGGTTTGCCCGGGATATGCAGACCCAT contains the following coding sequences:
- a CDS encoding helix-turn-helix transcriptional regulator; translated protein: MTQIPPLAPSGPECSLRLVDADKVEAVRSRMPGDSDVADLAVIFGLLSDPGRVRILIALLEGEMCVCDLAATTGLSESGVSHALRLLRGPRVVQVRRSGRMAYYSLADSHVRMLLDLGLTHVGHTGKDRLRAVETAQPG
- a CDS encoding cytochrome c oxidase assembly protein is translated as MSEPEITGPVWLPSLPPSLTEYLAPNLQPVPLIPALTLLAAVFYLAGAIRLWRQGRRWSVVRTCSFLVGCLAILVVMGAGIEGYGLRMFSIFMFQQLTLMMAVPPLLVIGSPGTLLLRATPHGRLGRRVLQAALWGLRSGWGRIAIHPAFMVPLFLLSFYGVYFSGLADLLLPSWYGHVGLELLFLISGILFTVPLISADPLPSRQTHFGRMVDIFAEMPLHAFFGVVVMMATTPMVKFFAAPPPGWNVDPMTDQGVAGGLAWSYGELPGVLLLMFILVRWQREEARSNASIERAELTGGTPELDAYNSYLQHLADRPERHR
- a CDS encoding cytochrome c oxidase assembly protein; protein product: MALKASASQERTTVSPGPVWLAAACAVALVVVLAATAYGRGTLPAETRDPGALVQWGYGLAQTIHNLAAAATIGGLVFAAFILPPLKSAGRASRTGVRRQAPATGAEHPAFTRIMVLVATTSIIWTFSALAVLVLGFADIAGVPVSGSPEFSAGLVAYMTELPSGNAWLSVVIIAAVVATVVFGARSPGPLAAAALLAIAGLVPVILIGHASSGTDHEQATNSLGLHLVGACLWFGGLIALTVAGTALGKDTAAVLRRFSSLALFAFILVSASGIINASIRMALPEGLASPYGVLVMAKTAAVIILGIIGYLHRTRLIPALSRKDAPGAGTVLWRFIVAELLIMGAVSGLAAALSRTPPPGGEEIRAALTPAEVLTGYLLPPELTPERWFTVWRPDWLWITLAATAAVLYLLGAHRLRRRGDNWPWIRTALWLTGLAALVFFTSGGPSVYGRVLFSAHMVDHMALTMVVPVFLVLGSPVTLALRTLAPRRDGSRGPREWIMILVHSRVAAVLTHPLFVAANFAGSIVLFYYSDAFGFALREHAGHELMTAHFLITGYLFILSMIGTDPLPRRAPYPLRLLLLLATMAFHAFFGVTLMGSPTLLQPDWFTGLGRDWGPSALADQQMGGAITWGIGEVPTLLIAIGVAVMWSRSDAREMRRTDRAAVRNNDADLDAYNDMLAQLQERDSRIDRRRDGR
- a CDS encoding M23 family metallopeptidase, whose translation is MLPSRHGRRRALPRDRSRARAGAAGPRGRSGPHAPSRRPAWLPGASAFAAVAMLASGIPAAHAGLVAAGPVPAAPPAAVEAAPAIAAQAQAVITYPRTDVGTSPAERPAAPAPAGTGSTAGTPAAVPPDAAAAPPGAVPVDATLAAPLASMSISSPFGFRTSPITGGSGELHTGLDLVASCQTAVFSAGSGTVVEAGWSQNGGGNRIVVDHGNGMKSTYNHLSSIEVPVGAVVGKGQRLGGAGTTGNSTGCHLHFEIVRNGVTVDPQGWL